TTCTCTGCGCATGCTATAGTGTAAGATAATGTTTCTTCCGCATCTTTGTCATGAAGGTGCGGCGACAGCCATACCTCCAGATCTTGTCCAAGCGCAATCTCCGTTGCCGCCATCAAGCGGTCGGGATCGGTGCCCGATATCCTTATGGCATTGCAGTTCAGGTCATTTTTGATAATAGCGATCTCCCGGCTGACAACTTCGATATCGAACTTTGGCCGAGACCATGTTGGCCGCAAATTAAAACCGCCGGTTTCAATGCCTACGTCATAATTAACCCCTTTACGCTTCATTTATCGATTCCTCCGTGATTTTTGGGCAATTTTATATTGTTTTTTCGTAAATACGTTAGAACGGCTTTTCTTAAAAACGTTAACGTAGCGTCCTTCAAATCGGCGGCGTCCTGCGGCCAATTGTTCTCGTTAATAATTACGGAGCCAATATCATGGATTAAGGATAAATCCCCTTTGGTCTTCAGCATGACAAGGTTCCACCACATCTCCGCCAATTGCTGGCCTTCCGCGCCTTCGGGTTTCTCATTCCGCCCGTGCAGATCAATGAGCTTTGCCGAAAATTCCAGCAGCTTTTTATTGAAATCAGACGTTCCATCCTCGTCAAACCGTTGAATGAAATACTCGATCTGCTCTTTGGACATATGCCGGGGCAAAAAAAAGTAAGGATTGTCCGACCGGGATGCCCTTGTGATCATAAGGAGTTTTTCAATTCCGACTTCGTTGCCGGATTGTATTTCCTCCATGATTTTGTCCAGCCGGGCGATCGTTTGTTGAATTTGAGCCAATTGCCGGGCCAATATCGTTTTTTGATTTTTAAAGACCTGCGTCAGCTCGGCGGCCGAATCCGCCGGCAATACTTTTTGACTTATCTCCTCTAAAGAGAAACCCATAGATTTTAGAAAAAGAATCTGCTGCAGACGAATGATATCCCGCCTGCTGTACAAACGCCGGCCGCCCTCGCTGTATCCGCTCGGGCACAGGAGCCCGCTTTTGTCGTAATACTGCAAGGTACGAACCGTCACACCGCACTTTCGCGCAAGTTCGCCCACCGTGAAGAGCTGCTCATGTTCGCTGTGCATTGTCTCACCTCGTATTCAATTGTATTATGTGACGTAACGTCACGAGCAAATCTTTTTTTAAACTTATTGCATCGTCACAGATCGTTGCTTTTTGCTGTGATTTCAATCACAAGATGAGACTTTCCCGCCCGCTAAACTAAATACAGAGATTACATGAAAGGGTAAAGGAGAGGGAAAGCTATGCTGCAGGAAAAAACGATTCAAATCATCAAATCGACGGTGCCGGTTCTGGAGATTCACGGAACGGCCATCACGCAGCGGTTTTACCAGCTGCTTTTTACGAATTATCCGGAGCTGCTGAACATTTTCAACCACGCCAATCAAAAGCAGGGACGGCAGCAGACGGCGCTCGCAAATGCCGTTTATGCCGCGGCTGTGCATATTGACAATCTGGCGGCGATCCTGCCGGCAGTGAAGCAAATCGGTCATAAGCACCGCAGTCTGGGTATTAAACCGGAGCATTATCCGATTGTCGGGCAAACGCTGCTGACGGCGATTAAAGATGTGCTGGGCGACGCGGCGACGGATGAGATTTTGCAGGCGTGGGCGGACGCTTATGGGGTTATCGCGAACGCCTTTATCGGTGTGGAAGCCGAGATGTACGAGCAGGCGGAAAGGCAGAACGGAGGCTGGTCCGGTTTCCGCGAGTTTGTCGTGGAGCGGAAGGTGAAGGAAAGCGACGTTATCACTTCGTTTTATTTGGCGCCGCGGGACGGCGGGGCGATAGCCGGGTTTGAGCCGGGGCAATACGTCAGCGTCAAGCTGGAAATTCCCGGTGAGGAGTATACGCATATTCGCCAATACAGCTTGTCCGATGCGCCGGGGAAGCCGTATTACCGTATTTCGGTCAAGCGGGAGGATGCCGTTTCGGGGCGTCCTGCCGGCAAAGTATCCGTATATTTGCACGAGAAGGTTAAAGAAGGCGACGTGCTGCCGCTGTCGGCTCCGGCCGGAGATTTTACACTGCAGCGCGGCGATGCTCGCCCTGCCGTATTGATCAGCGGCGGAGTCGGGCTGACGCCGATGGTGAGCATGCTGAAGACGCTCGTCGAGCAGGAGCCGCAGCGTCCGGTCACGTTTATTCATGCGGCGCTGAACGGCGACGTTCATGCGCTGAAGGACGAGGTGCGGGCTATTGCAGCAAACCATCCGCAGGTGAAAGTTTACTTCTGCTATGAAAAACCGACGACGTTTGATAAAGCGTCCGGCGATTACGATAAAGACGGTTATATCGA
The window above is part of the Paenibacillus hamazuiensis genome. Proteins encoded here:
- a CDS encoding MerR family transcriptional regulator encodes the protein MHSEHEQLFTVGELARKCGVTVRTLQYYDKSGLLCPSGYSEGGRRLYSRRDIIRLQQILFLKSMGFSLEEISQKVLPADSAAELTQVFKNQKTILARQLAQIQQTIARLDKIMEEIQSGNEVGIEKLLMITRASRSDNPYFFLPRHMSKEQIEYFIQRFDEDGTSDFNKKLLEFSAKLIDLHGRNEKPEGAEGQQLAEMWWNLVMLKTKGDLSLIHDIGSVIINENNWPQDAADLKDATLTFLRKAVLTYLRKNNIKLPKNHGGIDK
- the hmpA gene encoding NO-inducible flavohemoprotein produces the protein MLQEKTIQIIKSTVPVLEIHGTAITQRFYQLLFTNYPELLNIFNHANQKQGRQQTALANAVYAAAVHIDNLAAILPAVKQIGHKHRSLGIKPEHYPIVGQTLLTAIKDVLGDAATDEILQAWADAYGVIANAFIGVEAEMYEQAERQNGGWSGFREFVVERKVKESDVITSFYLAPRDGGAIAGFEPGQYVSVKLEIPGEEYTHIRQYSLSDAPGKPYYRISVKREDAVSGRPAGKVSVYLHEKVKEGDVLPLSAPAGDFTLQRGDARPAVLISGGVGLTPMVSMLKTLVEQEPQRPVTFIHAALNGDVHALKDEVRAIAANHPQVKVYFCYEKPTTFDKASGDYDKDGYIDLPWLQTVVPTADGPFYFCGPIPFMKAIHRALKMWGVAAADIRYEFFGPAGSLEETEQTAGNRG